In Brachypodium distachyon strain Bd21 chromosome 2, Brachypodium_distachyon_v3.0, whole genome shotgun sequence, one genomic interval encodes:
- the LOC100839192 gene encoding uncharacterized protein LOC100839192, protein MYGRGPWKWSRTSGRKRRRVEGEENQSVLLHDVPRRIVWGRRSHLDATAWICDVCQHQNEPTRHLFVDLPAFSCGNCDAKAKRVNFRFSFGNLAGNGKCPIGKILDQGNTDDCLLFALAKGTEITARIRTILSGSKDKIPTLDPYRLKKMYKSSRLAEGTGGKISYKDAEAMMKMIELLETNGIPNKARTRTYKIGGVDETSEQFEDIATELANGYPLIVDIFPGSGFSDLSYREVYKCPFNYKTKPAGRRATLHTVILVGAGRWNHGDYYYFLNSYGEHWCVRIHKKTHRQIGGIGKICPEDICFPPYKFFRCM, encoded by the exons ATGTACGGTCGCGGTCCATGGAAGTGGTCGCGGACTTcaggaaggaagaggaggagggtggAAGGCGAAGAGAATCAGAGCGTGCTTCTGCATGACGTGCCGAGGCGGATTGTTTGGGGGAGAAGAAGTCACCTTGATGCAACAGCTTGGATCTGTGATGTTTGCCAACATCAGAACGAGCCAACTCGACATCTGTTCGTGGATCTTCCTGCTTTCAGCTGCGGCAACTGTGATGCTAAAGCG AAACGAGTCAATTTTCGTTTCTCATTTGGGAACCTTGCTGGCAATGGGAAATGCCCAATTGGGAAGATTCTTGATCAGGGAAATACAG ATGATTGTTTGCTGTTTGCTCTTGCAAAAGGAACTGAAATAACAGCCAGGATTCGAACCATTTTGTCCGGCAGCAAAGATAAAATCCCCACCCTGGATCCCTATAGGTTGAAGAAAATGTACAAGTCTTCCAGATTGGCGGAAGGGACTGGAGGAAAAATATCTTATAAAGATGCAGAGgcgatgatgaagatgatcgAGTTATTAGAAACAAATGGAATACCAAATAAG GCTCGCACTCGTACTTATAAAATTGGAGGGGTGGATGAAACTTCTGAACAGTTTGAAGATATTGCTACAGAGTTAGCAAACGGATATCCTCTTATAGTTGACATATTTCCTGGGAGTGGGTTTTCAGACTTGTCATATCGCGAAGTATACAAGTGCCCATTCAACTACAAAACGAAACCAGCTGGACGCAGAGCTACTTTACACACGGTGATCTTGGTGGGCGCGGGAAGGTGGAATCATGGTGATTACTACTACTTCCTGAACAGTTACGGTGAGCATTGGTGCGTAAGAATCCATAAGAAAACCCATCGCCAAATTGGAGGGATTGGCAAAATTTGCCCTGAAGACATCTGCTTCCCACCGTACAAGTTCTTCAGATGTATGTAG